CCATGAGCCGCAGCTTTGCATTCAGCAAGATTTAATCGGCGAGCAAAACTCTCGCTGAGTTCAATCGAATCAGAACAATCGCTTTATGTTCTTTGCctcatgtgaaaatgtatttactcAAACTTCAAAAGACGTGAGGCAAATAAATAGGAGGAAGGAAGTGAAAAAATCTCAATTAAAAAAATCCTGTGTAAGCGACCTCTGACCAGCATCTGGTTGCTGTGGCAACGGTCacacagcgtgtgtgtgtgtgtgtttgtgtgtgtgtgtgtgaagtcaaTGGAAATGTCCTTAAATAGACAAGTCACGCCtggacacacactcgcacacacagtcaacaaacAGTCAGTGGAGTGTGTCGGCCCAGAGGAAGCTTCCAGCAAAAGGCCttttcactgcacacacacacacacacacacacacattataacAGCAGGAATGTAAGCTCAGTGGAAACGTTGAAAAGGGTGCAGAgatcatctgctgtgtgtgtttctgtgagcagCTCACAGAAAAAACCTCTTCGTTTGTCCCGTTTGAGTTTCAGTTACTGTAAGTTATTTTGCGTGACAGACTGACGTCGATTCTTTGCTGACTCGGTGTTTCCTGCCTTGTTTGCATTAGAAGTGAAgtgttcagttcattttggtCCCATCCAAGACTTGAGACTTGATTTGAAATGAAGAGACTCGAGCAGCTCTGCGAACAGCCGGAGCAGATGTCAGCAGCGTTTGTCTGCTGATCTCACTGATCCTGAGTCAGCTCAGTTATGTGACATCACACAGAAACCTGCTGACGTCACACTCGGATGAAGAATCTGTACCCGAGTTTCTCAGCCTTCACTGCTTAGCTTCAGCTTCATGGACGATCGTGTCCGGCAGACGTTCATGGTCCCCAGAAGACGAATCCCAGGCACGTCTCCTGGAACGCCACGAGCAGGTTCTCTTTTGTGCTTCGGACTGAGTTGGCTGTCATGAAATCTGTTGCAGACTCTCGACTGATGGCACGAGAGGAAAAGTCGGGGGATCAGCGTCTATCAGAAAGTCACCAGGTGTTTAAACAGCGTGTGCGACTGTGGTtcgctgtgattggctgaaaggcAGGAGAAAATCAGCAGTGCAGCATCGGCACCATTTTccactgcagctcctccagctgtggACGACGCTCTGGAACAAATAATCAACTTTACAAGAACCAATTTTGAAACCTTGAGATGGAAGACATTTTTGGAAGAAAGTTAAACCCTGAACCTGCCTGTGACTCTCAGCTCCAAGCCCACTGATGACTTCAATGGCTCACAGATATGAAGTTTCACATTTGTATAATTGGGtctcagaggaagagaaaagaaaagagggaggcagTTTAGGTGAGTGTTGGAGGGAAATAAAATGGTGGCTGGAGGCAGAGCCAGTCCagacaagagtgtgtgtgtgtgtgtgtgtgtgtagcggtttagtacacacacacacacacacacacctttcccacccttctctctttctcccccctgaggctctcattcattcacaaaatACCATCCGATCAGCCTGTGACTCGTCTCTGGATCGCGTTTCGATTCCCTGCTGACTCACGACATCACTTCCTCCCCCGCTGTTTTCCATCAGGAGACAGCATGCGGCCTGGCTGACTCACGTCCCGTTAAAAGACAGAGACTGGGTGCGGACGAATGCATGCTGGTGTCAAACTGAGCGGGATGAGGGAGTCTGCTAATGACTGTGACTCCAGACTTCATTCAACTTTTAGTCAAATTAACATCCAGAAGTGACTCAGTATTTCTACAGGACTTCCTGGGACTTAATCACATAAATTTATGtcgatgtaggttctcagtcatgcGGGTCATGCTATTTGAGTGTAAGtaagtgctagaagcgaaggcgACCGGATATCTTTAGGGGGTTGAAGACATTTCGGATGAGAGGTTAAACGTCTTCAACCACCCGAAGGTCAGTTTGCCTTCGCTTTCACctaacacaaaaatgttgtgtgtgtgcaggttctCGGGCGGGTGCTGATGCTCCAGCTAATCGATGACCTGGTGCGCGGTTACCGTGGAAACGAAACATGGTCGCTGCGGTTACTGAACAGCACCCGAATCCACATCCTGCCGACGATGAACCCCGACGGCTTTGAAGCATCAAACACAGACTGCCAGTACAGCACGGGCAggtacacactcactcacacacacacgcacacacagtcgAGTGTGTGAGGGTCCGTCTCCACCCGCAGACTTACGCTGATCACAGCAGCTTTAAGGCACCTTCTCGAAGTTACAAACTGAAACAGAGTGGCTGCTGGTCACAAACATGTCAACCGTCTGCGTCATGCAgggttaatgtgtgtgtgtgagtgtgtgtgtgtgtgtgagtgtgtgtgtgactgaatcAGAGTTGTCAAAACAAACTATAAAGATACAGGCTTGTATAGACTAAACTGTGCAATGCTCCAACGCCCAAAACACTCTGATACGCAGgaaaccagacacacactgtgaagATCTGTatctcacccacacacacacacacacacacacacacaggttgcaGTCACAGTAAAAGCCTTTAAGTGTCTAATTATGAGTGTTTTGTCCTCTTctaatgtgctgtgtgtgtgtgagtgtgtgtttccatgtttttgtgttaatCACAGTGTGGGCACGTAAATCAACGGTCTCGTTTCAGGGTCTCACAAAGAGCTTTTAAACCATTGAACACAGGGTTtggattcagtgtgtgtgtgtgtgtgtgtgtgtgtgtcaggtcatCTCCTTCCAAACCATATAAGGAATCGTTTTACTGAAGCAAATGAGCCAGTGAGCTGAGATTATCTGAGCAGTTTGAAGCGAACATAATCAGTTTGAGTTAAATGTGAGATGTAAACGCTGATGTATTGTTGTTTACTgatttttacaaaaacaaaactcgATGCTGTGGTTCAGCGTTCAGGTGAATGAAGAGATAGAAAACTTGCGGTTGttaattgttgttttcaggtTTAATCGCAGGCTTAAATTTCAATCTTGTTGTCgctgagttttttttaaaccgtAAACAACCAGAgtcaaaatgcaaacaaagaagAATCCAACCATTAAAAATATCAGTCCCAGCATTTACTTTTTTGATtttctaaaatgaaaatcattgggcggcacggtggtgcagtggtggtTAGTGCTGTGGCCTCACAgtcagagggttccaggttcgaatcccggtctgggcccttctgtcTGGCTCCAGCCTCCCCTcccatgaccctgacagattggtggtatagaaaatggatggatgaaaaacGATGACACCTTTAACAGGTTGAAGTTGggattaaaatgtttcacatgaCAACTAAAGTCAGACCCAAAGTTGTCTTTAGGCGTGTTTCTGAAGTCGTGTCGTGacgacacaaacacaaacagcctgtttaCTTCGTGttctctgtggagctgagagcttttctgctgctctgctgagtAAATAAAGACGCTTGCCTCACACGAGTGCCTTGCACATGGGAGCCTCGGCAGCAGCGGCTGTTGCTCTTGGACTGACTGCGTTATTTCTTCAATTAATCGTCTGTTAAGTTTCCCAAAAATGCTGCAAGTGCTGTTGGTCCACCATTTCGGTCCAGACTGAAGTATCTGAGCACCTGCTTGGCGTCTGGCAGTGAAACTCGGACAGCCGCGACTCTGCTGCTGAACCCTCACTCTGAAAGCTTCCGGTGCATGGTTCATGGATGGAGTCCCAGGAGATGTTcggtttgtctctgtctgtttcaggtTCAACTATAATGGCGTTGATCTGAACAGGAACTTCCCCGACGCTTTCGCTGGTCTCCAAAGGCAACAGCAGCTCAGCGAGGAGAAGCGGGAGCCAGAGGTCGGACAGCAACTcgcctgctttgtttttcctgttgtgtgtgttacGTACTGTCACATCTTTGCTGCTCACGTGATATTACATGAATAAAAAGCAGAGTAAGTAAACGTGATGTGTTTGAGGTCCCCTGTGTGACTGTCATGTGTTTCAGGTCAGGGCTGTGATGGGCTGGTTGAGGACTGAGAGTTTCGTTCTCTCTGCCAACCTCCATGGAGGAGCTCTGGTGGCCAGTTATCCTTACGACAACAGCAACGGAGGTAGTTTGACGGCGGCACAGCGTGACCGATTTGTTGGTTTAGTCCACGGCTGAAGGGAGCCAACATGAAGGTTTCTCTGAACAAGAAGGAAGCTCAAAGttaaacaacaataacacaacAATTTGAGGAGAGTAAGACAAAACTAGGTGGTCCACAACAAGCCAGCGACGATGTTTTGGTAAATATTTAGAGCAGTTCTTCCTTTATCTGAATGTGCAGAGCAGAGCGATGAGACAGGAAACAGGCTCTCGGGCTCCCATGAATGTTGTCAAACAGCGACGGATAAATACACAAGcggagaacaaaacaaaacaacagcgaATCCTGCGCTTTTCTGGGTAAACGCACTGCTGAGGAACCAGACAGGCTCTTTTGCTGAAGTGGATTTGGAGATTCTGCACTCCACAGATGAGAGTgactgagctaaatgctaacatgagAGCAAGATGACAAAGCTAACGTGACGTTTAGCAGGTGTTGGTGTTCTGTGTCCATGGTAAGAATATACGACTCACACCTCTTCCTGCCCGTTTCTCCAGGCAGCGAGCAGGTGGGCGGGGCCAGCATCACCCCCGATGACGACGTGTTCGTTCACCTGGCCAAGGTGTACTCCCACAGCCACGCCTCCATGCACCAGGGTGGCCGCTGTGACGACAGCAGGCCGTTCCTGGAGGGCATCATCAACGGGTACCAGTGGTATCCTCTGTCAGGTCAGCACGACTCAGCACGAGTCAGCACgagtcagcacagcagcacacagaggtCTGTTTGATATACAGATTAGAGAATTTCTTAAAATCCCTGAACCTGAACCTCAGCAGCCAGCTGTGACTTCATAGCCCAGACCAGACTTTAAAGAGCAGCGTTATGAAAGGCTGCAGGGGTTCAAATGAAGCTACCTGAGGCGAGATGGAGCTTCTGCGTGCGAAGCTTCATGAAGGAGGCCCAGTGTGTTCAAGGTGAAGGTCTGGGTGGACTTCAGTGCAGATAATGACACAGATACTGAAGACAGAAATGTCGCCCATCTGCCTCCTCTGGTTTCCTGCGGCAGAAACTTGATCTTTGCAACCCGATCAGCTGACTAACAGCAGCTTTGCCTCCGAGGAGCCGAACGCAAAGACGTTTCTGCTCGTTTGGTGCAACAACCAGAGTTTTAAATTCAGAAAACTTTATGACAATAATATTTAATGACATCTTCAGCCAATATgcacatttgtgtctgtgtacactTGCTCTATacatgttttcctctgtgtgtgtgtgtgtgtgtgtgtgtgtgtgtgtgcgcaggtgGGATGCAGGACTATAACTATGTGTGGGCTCAGTGTTTTGAGTTGACTCTGGAGATTTCCTGCTGCAAGTTTCCTCCAGCTAACCAACTTCCTGCTATGTGGATGGACAACAGGAAGGCTCTGCTAGCCTTCATCCAGCAGGTCCACCTGGGTCAGTACCTGTCGGTCCGgccgtccgtctgtctgtctgtctgtgtgtttacccGTATGTCTCTCACCTggttttaaactgaaactgatcaGGATCAGTACTTAATATTCacctttgtgtgtatgtgtgtgtgtatgtcagggGTGAAAGGTCGTGTGTTCGATGGCTCTGGCGTGCCGGTACAGAACGCGGTGGTGGAGGTCAAAGGTCGCAGGAACATGTGTCCATTCAGAACTGACCGACATGGAGAATACTacagactgctgctgcctggAAACTAcagcttcacagtaaaagcacACAGATGCACTTTGATAAACCGGCAGCTTCCTGTTCCAGCTTGTTATCACATCACTGGTGTACCTGAAGCTAAGGCTAAAGGCTAATGCAGCCGTCATGTTCCTGCTGACGTAGCTGCCACGTCAGCTTTGGACTCTGCCGGAATTCACACGATTTAGTGGAACTAAACTGAAGATTCATTTCTTATTGTTTTCAGAGCAGTAAAGCAAATATCCTCCAGCTCATTTCAGAGAAACTGTGTATAGCTGAACTACGGTTGAATGAGTGCTTGGTGTTTGTAAATTTGTACGTTTCAAAGATACTTTGCAGCCATGAACACAGCGACGTGTCATGTGACGTTACCTTTCCGTGtctgtgattgacaggtgacCTACCCTGGTCACGAGGTTTTGACGGAGACGCTTACCATCCCATACGGTCCTGATCACTACTCCGCCATGAAACACGACTTCCTGTTACGACACATCACCACGACGACCGGCCACACCTCCACTAACATCACCCAGGCCAACCCCACCCCTCCCTGTAACCACACGTCGCACCTGGAGGCGGGCGGAGTCGTCACCACGCCAACGTGGACAGCGATAGGTGCGGGGCTCGGCCTGGTGGCGGCGCTACGATTGTTGATTGACTGAAACGGCCCCTGCTTGGTGTCATCGCCGCGGGCTTGAAGCATCAGCCTGTAAGAAATcaaagaaaggacaaaaacatgCGATCCACCGGAGGTTTCTGAAGCCTGGCGTTCGGGTTTACGTCTTGTCACCAGCTTTGCCTCCGCAGAACAAGTCTAATTTGAGGTCAAAGGGGTGAGCTAAAGTGGAATGTAAATCTCTGGTTACTGCAGAAAGTTCATATGCATGTCCTCGGAAACAGGAGGACAAACAGGTGCAGGAAGCTTAGGGACGCAGTGACCGAGCTTCCTGCAGGGCTAACAGTCCTTTTGACAGCGCTGTGGTTTACTGGAGCACTTGAACAGAATGAAGCCAGTGTAAAGTTAAATAACGCCAACTATGAAGTCAAAGCATCTGCTGTGTAAAAGGCCTTTGGTGAATCAGTGTGTGGCTGGCTAAGTGGCTTGCTAACTAGCCATCTTGTGTATCACTATGTGTTTAACATTTGCTCTGTGTGACAATCAAGCATCCTTCAGGGAAATTCACTGTTTTttaatccaaaatccaaaagcCACCATCTGCCAGTCAAAATGGAGTCAGTTTGCTGTTCACGGAGCAGCAAAAACCCCATCAGTAAtgacctgctgctgtgctggagAAGACATGTTAGATACAAGCTAATTTTACAACACAGTGACGTCTGTTGTATTTAAATTTGTGTTCATAAAGGATCTCAGGAGTAAAAAGCTCTTGTGCCTGAGGACTTTGTCTTCCTGCTGAGATGTTGCAGCATGTGAAGGAGCGCTGGCAGCGATCAGGTTCATGACGTGTGGTGGAGCTGCACCATGTAATTTTAGAAGCGAGGAGGAGCACTTTAAAAGTAGCACTTGCAGGGACAGGATGCTGTCTTTGGAAAGGGTCGTAATTAAGAACGTGACGGCAGCATCGACGTGAGCTGTGAAGCTAAGTGATCCCAATGACGCCACACATTAATCATCAATCTGAACTCTCTGAGGTGCGTTTGATTTACGACATGTTAATGCAGAAAGGATTCTGCTTATTTTAGTCCCCGACCGGGGAGCTGCTGGACTcaattcaaaatgtaaacaaatacaggTTAAATATAATGTAGCTCAATCTGTAGGACGCGCCTAACTGACTCCAGGGTTGTACTACCTGTTTACGTCACTATTCCAGTTCCAAACTTTAGAGCATGATTAATCGCTAAATAAGACAAACAATAACAGGAGCTACAACATCCAAATTTAAACTTGTTTCATATAACATACTCGGAAAGTCTAGTGTCATTCAGTACCCGTAGGTTACACGGTTCATATACTTCtacacagtatacacacacacacacactcacacaggtgTACTGAGTTCAGAGCAGCTCcaataacaacacaaacctGTTGTGTGAGGCTTCTTTTAGCacaaggtcagaggtcagcaaaCATCCTCACTCCTCCTGAAACCCATCGGCCTTCTgcacacaccccccccccccccagactTTTGccaaatattgtgtttttctacttttgtactgttgaatattaaatgttgctttgacaaaataatcctTTGTGCCTTGTTGTGGCTGTGGTGACTGCAGGCTTCAGTCACACCCAAAACACCAGATGTTTCATAAGTTGTTGTTGCACCTCTTCTGGTTCGCACTGCAAAGCAACACGCTGAATCCCAGCTGACCTGAAGTGTCAGTTAGTCCGCTTGTCGAAGGAAAATCTCACATTTAAtgtacaaacaaaaaggaattGAAGGAGTTAATTGTgtcttgctttcatttttcatttattaagtAACAAACTGCTGTCAAAAAGCAGCAATGGATCAactaaattttttttaatttatatatgtAGCCTAATCTTTCCCTCTTAAATGTTATGGAAGTATAAAGTAAGTTTAAAGTACCTCAAAAGTACTTGAGTCAATGCCGTTACCTTCTTCCGCTGCTAAACAAACAGCTGGATGAACCTGACCTGCTGATGTTCCGTCTGACGgtcagcagggggcgctgttcGGCCTTCTTCATTGCAGCGCCGGCGTTTAAGAGGTGCAGAAGAAAATCATGTCGCTATGTTTTTCTTATCACGATAACTTTAGTTTTAATAAAGCACAaataagtttttctttttcacacagaacTTCCActcaacatgaacaaacacGAAGATGCTTCACCAAAACTCCCTCCTGCCGTTTggtgagtatttttactttcacacgtgtttttgtttgctgatactttcactttgaaatgtgtgtattattaaaGAAAACTGCTACTTACAGTTAAATAGTTTTACTCCAGTAAATCTTGACTCTAACAAtacttttaaaatctgattaCCAGCCGGTCAATAATACGTTATGTGGTGGTAAATGAGACGACACTGCCCCCTTGTGTTCTTAACGAAGAACTACACAGATTTAACAGACTATCAGACTGTCCGTTTTTCCCTTTATATTTTGGGCAGAAACGAGCTCCCATCATTTAAAAGAAAGTCACAAACAGCTGgaaatagtttatttttataattacaAGAGGCATGACAAAAGATCCATGACATGTtgacataaatacatacatgtgtaAGAAGAGACGGTGGGTTCACATCCGTCGCAGCCTTTAGAGTCTCTTTGGCACTGCAGAGGCTGTGAGGACGTGCTGATGGCAGTGCTGCGTTCACATTTCATCCAGGGGTTCAGTGTGAAGGTCTGAACACATTCAGCTTCACACAGCTTTCAAACGTTCTGTTTCAATAACAATCACACGGAGTCCGAGCAGGCtggtgctgcagcagcttcatctTCCCAAGGGTGATGGCCACAGAagacgagagagagacaggaagtggcctACACCTGTAGTCCATCCTGCCACTATGGAGGTCCAGCTCAGTCGGAGCCTTCCTGGTTCTCTAAGATGGGATCTGAGGTCACAGAGTAAATGTGACGTGAATGAACCccagtttggttaggtttaagAAGATTCTGCTTTGGGTTCAAATTAGCATAAAGTCCATGTAgggtcaaacacaggacttACTTACTTTAACCAAAATCACGATTCTTTACTTTTTgtcattattctgaaatatcCCACGATGGTGGCAGGAATCCAAATGCACCGTGTGTACAAACATATTGTGATCTCTTGCGTAATGATTAGGTAAAGTTTGCATGTGTGCTATTGTATGTAAATTCACGTGTTTAcctgtcagtgtgctgctgatgttggGAGGAGACACAATGAGCACGGCGCTGCCAGGCGTTATCCCAGAATGCACCACTGGACCATCAACAGAGGGGGAACTCAgctcctgaaacacacacacacacgattaaACAACTTTATGTTTAGAAAGGACCAGGCGCTTTTCAAATTAAAGGCATGCGTTTTGTGCAGCCGTGTTAAGGAGGGACATAAGTAACGGATTGGGACAAGTCAGTAATTATAATTtgtataaaaaaacatattgaaaGCCCATGTTCATACCTTGTCTGTGAAACCATCTGTGATTGGCTCCTGAGTTTCCGTGACAACACTCTCTGAGCTCTCCAGGAGACTCGTGGCTTCGAGGCCGTCGTCCTCGCCCTGTCCCTCCACGACCAGCTGTGACTGGCCGAGAGGGTCTGAGGAGGCGGGATCAGAGGTGACCGTCTGGATGATGACACCATCTCCGGAGCAGAGGCCGTCCGCCTGTGgaggtgaaacacacacacacacacacacacacacacgcacacacagaagtgtTAGCTGCTGCTCAAACTAACAAACAGCaggactgaaaacaaactgagcatCAGAACTGACCGACAGGCTGTGGAGGATGATGTGTTCGTGCGATGAGGGGGAGGAGCCTGTCGTCAGGGTAACCGTGCTGTTACTGGCTAAACTAAGCGGAAGGCCCTGACTGGCGGAGAGGCCGAGCGGCAGGCCCTGACTGGACGTGGTCTGGAGGTAGTAGGTTCCCGGGGTGCCGGTGGGCTGCAGGTGGAAGGACTGGAACAGAAAAAGGAGACGAGGAAACTTCTCTGTTAAAATGACTTCCTCTGAGCATCCCTGATTCAGACCTCAGAGATTTGGATTTTCAAGTCACAGTGACTTTCCTTCTACTTTAAAATACTTGGACATAAATCTGCCTAACTAAAAATGTCCACTGAGGAGCGCTGAA
This Scatophagus argus isolate fScaArg1 chromosome 22, fScaArg1.pri, whole genome shotgun sequence DNA region includes the following protein-coding sequences:
- the cpm gene encoding carboxypeptidase M, with amino-acid sequence MSSLLLALFPFLVLAPASALEFRYHSNREIEQYLLQVNASNPDITHLYSIGQSVRGQQLWVLALGRSPRRHTVGIPEFKYVANMHGNEVLGRVLMLQLIDDLVRGYRGNETWSLRLLNSTRIHILPTMNPDGFEASNTDCQYSTGRFNYNGVDLNRNFPDAFAGLQRQQQLSEEKREPEVRAVMGWLRTESFVLSANLHGGALVASYPYDNSNGGSEQVGGASITPDDDVFVHLAKVYSHSHASMHQGGRCDDSRPFLEGIINGYQWYPLSGGMQDYNYVWAQCFELTLEISCCKFPPANQLPAMWMDNRKALLAFIQQVHLGVKGRVFDGSGVPVQNAVVEVKGRRNMCPFRTDRHGEYYRLLLPGNYSFTVTYPGHEVLTETLTIPYGPDHYSAMKHDFLLRHITTTTGHTSTNITQANPTPPCNHTSHLEAGGVVTTPTWTAIGAGLGLVAALRLLID